CCATCTAATAATGTAAGCAAAGTTTTCGGTTCGAAGCGTAATAAATACAGTTAAACGTATCTGTAACAAGCTGGAATGCTGCATTATATTTCTTTCTCATAGGCTACCTAGTATTAGATGAAAGAAAATCTCTGCCTAAAACTGATTTTTCTTCCTCTGTTCTAACCTTTGCCGGTGATGCAAGTCCTGAATCTTCTTAAAATGTGTAAACAGTTTATCAAAATTAACCATACTTTGAGCCTCATTCGTCGATTTACATTTGctgcgaaaagaaaaaaatattagacccaTCGAAATGAAACCTCTTTTAGCTCTAATACATCTGTGCTGGTTGTCCCCAATAATTGGGTACGCACTGCAGCCGATTTCGGAGCAAATTGAATGCTTCTGTTTGGGGAAGTAGCATCAGGATTCCATAAAGTGCACGAGACAAGTGCTGTGCATCGACATTATCATTCGCATGAGAAACCAGTGCCAGCCGGAGTGCTAAAAAAAATGGACATTCAATTATGAAGAAAACTGCTGTATTACATTGATATCACAAACAAGCGAAGATAGGAGATTCAATCAGTTGAACTAGCTTGTCTATCTCTACCATAAAATCGACGGTAATCTCCATGTCGGCACTGAAAAGCACAAAATTTATCGATCCTTCCTCACAGTAAATGAACAACGATTTCAACTTACAACAGAATCACAATCTCAGAAACGTGTTGATAGCACTGAGCCAAAAGACATAGAGACAGGGTTGATACCGCACAATGTGACCAGCAGCGATAGAGACACTCGAACAGGGAAGCTGATTTGTCCGTTTTAATATCTCTCAGGGAGTTTCGCAGATCGAATAAATCGGATGTCGTAAGTAAAATCATGTTCAACGTGCGAACCATGGTAGAAGCAAACCGCAGATTGATATTTTCCTCTAGCAGTATTTCGGCAAACGTTCGATAAGTAAACTCTGCATTCAACAATCGACAAAGCTGCCGTATAATCAGCGTTCCTCGGTTctcgagaaaaattttattttcactaaactgagtcAGTAATTCCACGAGAAAATGCTTATACTGCAACTGGTCGAAGTCACTGCCCTTAGCCGTAGCAGAATTCACTATTTCAGCAAGTACTACAATCGCTTGTAGCACTACCTCATCAGAGCTGTCCGATAAACAGTCCCTGAGTAACACCGgaaacaaattttttgcatgactGGACATTTCATCGTGAACTTCCGTGAATAAATGATGAATCCATTTCAATACAGCGATCTTGGTTGGTACCGAACTGTGGATGAGGTACTGCCGGAGAACTTCCATCACTGAGTCGAGATCCATTTTATCCAGATTCTTTCGCTTATCGTCCTTGGCAGACACCAACTCCAACAAGTGGATATTCACTGCGGTGGCACAATCCTTGATGTGCTTTTTTGACTCGTTCTCGAAAGCTAAACACGGTAGAATAGCCGTGAAAATTCCCGATGCAAATCCAATAATATCGCTTCCTGCCAATTGGACAAACTCATTTATCCAACAGATGGCCGTAAACTGAACCAAAGTGTTGCTGGTTTGAGCTTGTACAATCAATACATTCATCATTTCCGGGATGTTTGCCGCTGTCGGATTGGATTTTATCGTTTTAAGAAACTGCTGCAATAGCGTTTCACACATTCGTTGAATCTCCGGCATGTTGTCTTCTAGCATCTGGAACAATCCTAGCAGAATCTCCGGTAAATAGACTACCATATTGATTTCCGGTACGGCATCCAACACTGAGATCCACGAAATAATAAACTGCCTCGCGAACGAGTTCTTGGCCAGAATACGTTCCCTTATCAAAGGAATAAACGCGTCCAGATCGAACGTACTGGACGATTCGATAACAATATCCTTAAGTAGCCgatccagtagctcactcccaTTTTTGACAGTCTGATCCGGATCGGTTACCAAACGACTCAAAGAAGTGAATAGACTTGGGAACTGAGGTATAATGGACCCTCTAGAGACCTTAACCACATTATAAAGAGATTCGCTGGCAAAATAGCGAACTCGCGTGTCGGTGTCCATTAGGCAGTTCAAAATCGGGTTAACAATCTCGTCTAAAAATTTTTCCGTGTCTTTACCCAGTGCAATGCTAGTAGCCGCTAGTGCAATCAATCCACCCTAGAAGTAATACATTCAATTCTTGCAAAAATTTAGTTATTATATTCAAACCTTCTTCTTATTAGAATCGTTCGAAGTAACGAAATCTTTGCTCAGAACATCGATGATCCGTCGAATTTGCACAACATTTTTCTTCGCATTGAAATCGGCTACCATTCTGTAATTGTAGACGATAGATATAGAAAACACGTATTTATACTACAAATTCATACTTTTCTATTTCCAATGCTGCAATCTTACGCTTCTCGTAGGTCTTATCACTTAAAGCTTTTATACAAGCTTCACTTATGGGAGCAAACGCATTTTCCATAATTTCGATTGGTAAACAGTTAGTAATGTTATTTCAATTAAAGTTAGTAAATATATTGACGAACTTGAAACTGAGCGGTCTTAGCCGTCTGGACCccacaaagaaaataaataacttttttctcttcgattgggACAGCTGTCACATTTGTttacacgcttacttgtggctacTCAGTTGCGCAAAATAGTGTTTTACACAAAATCATCAGCCATCAGTCCCATTCTGTACATCGATCAAAagtaaaatttgcattctgtaattcgatcgaacgatgcttttctatagaaaactcgaactcgaccAGAATACATCATGCAAaatccagttttaaatttgacagaagaattgGTCGAAGAATataactagaacggcttgctggggatacgtttgttctagtttgttttattcagaataagggcgatagatcttccatatagaacttctagctgctgaatttcttCTAAGTTTTTGTACACCTGGGTGCATTCTACGGCGCATCTAACAAAAGTTCATAAACAATTGAGATACTTTTTAATCAGACATAGGTAGAAGAGATtaacaagaaatttttttacttttattttccTATAATCTTCACCAAATTCTATATAATTTTTTACTAAATTTCTGAGTACTTTAGAAGTATTTATTTCTAGGTTCATTaagaaaatcgtgtaaattgtttggttttGTAGCATTTTTCAAAGGAAAGAAAAACTCGAAAAAACACAGTTAAAATGAATTATAACCAGAGATGTCATttttacagatttatctgtattgtataaatttttaCATGCGAATACAAAGTTCGTACAAAATACAGATTTCAGACAAATTTTCTAAATTCAATGCAGATTTCACAAACAATAGGACAgaacaaattgaattttttcgtcTGAGCTCTCTTTGTAGCAGTGGTGAGATGAAAGTTTCGTAATCAATGGACGAATCACAAATTGGTCCGAAAATTTGATGATCAGCACTGAACCACAATTAAGATAATAACAAATTTGAGTTTTGCATTATGAAATGTTTTTATCAGACTAAAAGTTGAACGACCTGACGTTGAGCATTGGGATTCCACGTCAACTGGCGAAGTTAACATAtggaaatgaaattatctttgtGTTGTGGCAGCTAATTGTGATGTTTCAAATAAGAAACACACAAACGAAATGAATGAACTTCTAGAATAATTTCTGGGTGATAGTGAGTTAGAGTGCCTTTGAATTAAACTGGattattcagtgcaaaacatttaCAGCTTCGACGCTTTGACATTTCAGACATGTTTGCGGAAGACATCTGTCAGTTCTCTGAGGTAGTCATATTTCACCTATTTCACACACACTCACCCAAGAAATTTAAAACAGTTTTCgattcgtgtttcaaatttttaattttacatttgaaacaaactcatctgtttcaaagtttTGCTTTAAAAATAGAACTAGATCTCAGCACTGCGATCGACATGTTTTATTCGTAGATCTAAAATAGATCAGCccacataaaataaaacagcaTTGGGAACAGCCTaacgaataaaaaaatgtttgccaAATGTCACTTTTCCTTGGCAGCTCATGTCCTGGTACGAACTTTGCGAAAAATATTTTCAGCAACGCTAGATAACGAATAGTTTGTTACCTACCTTTGAATTCATTGCTAAACGGTGTTCTTTGTGTGCATCAGTctttaatatatttgaaatattcGCATATTTATCGCGAAATGGCATTTTCGGTCCTCAATTCGGTGGTGAAACGGGCGGCATCAAATGTTTACATAACCAGTTGTTTGCTGAAAAACGGTGGTGCTTTATATAATTCTCAGCAGCGCCGTAACGCCGGCAAATGGTATCCAGACCAGGAATTCATCGAACAGTTCAATGCAGCCGTAATGTATCCGGATGAAGTCACATCCAAGTGGAAAATTCCCCCATGGAACAGCAAGATTGCTCCGGTGGAAAAGACGGTCCGCAATGTGAAATTAAACTTTGGTCCGCAACATCCAGCTGCTCATGGAGTTTTGCGCTTGGTGCTGGAACTGGATGGTGAAACCGTAATGAGGGCTGATCCACATATTGGTCTGTTGCATCGCGGTACCGAGAAACTAATTGAATATAAAACGTATACCCAAGCTTTGCCGTACTTCGACAGGTTGGATTACGTTTCTATGATGTGTAACGAGCAGTGTTACTCTTTGGCCGTGGAAAAACTGCTCAACATTGATATACCGTTACGTGCCAAATATATTCGTGTACTGTTTGCGGAAATAACTAGAATTCTGAATCATATCATGGCTATTGGAACTCATGGTCTTGATGTAGGAGCAATGACACCTTTCTTCTGGCTGTTCGAAGAGCGAGAAAAGTTGATGGAGTTCTACGAACGAGTGTCCGGTGCACGTATGCATGCAGCTTACGTACGTCCTGGTGGTGTTTCACTGGATATACCGCTTGGTCTGCTGGATGATATATACGAATTTTGCTCTAAGTTTGCTGAACGTTTGGATGAAACGGAAGATGTTCTTACCACCAATCGCATTTGGGTACAGCGTACTCAGGACATTGGCATTGTAACAGCGGAAGATGCTTTAAATTACGGATTCAGTGGTGTTATGCTACGCGGATCCGGTATTAAGTGGGATCTTCGCAAGGCGCAACCATACGATGCCTACGATCTGGTGGAATTTGACGTACCGATCGGTACAAAGGGAGATTGTTACGATCGTTATCTTTGTCGCTTAGAGGAGATGCGTCAATCATTACGCATAATCGATCAATGTTTAAACCAGATGCCGGCTGGGGATATAAGAACAGATGATGCTAAGCTGTGTCCACCAACTCGTGCCGAAATGAAAAATTCTATGGAAGCATTAATTCATCATTTCAAGTTGTTCACGCAAGGCTATCAAGTTCCGCCCGGATCTACCTACACTGCAATTGAAGCTCCGAAGGGAGAGTTTGGTATCTACTTGGTCTCGGATGGTTCCAGCAAGCCATACCGCTGTAAGATAAAGGCACCCGGTTTTGCTCATCTGGCCGCTATCGATAAAATCGGAAAACACCACATGCTAGCTGACATTGTGGCCATCATCGGTACACTGGACGTTGTATTTGGCGAAATCGATCGTTAGACATGATGGAATCAATTAATCGAAGCGAAAGTAATATAATACACCTCGAAGAATTATAAATCAGGTGACATGTAAATTATCGTTAcgaaaaaaagttcaataaaCGATCGTAAATCTTGAAGTCAAACCGATTCACTTTTCACTAGatctgattatttttttttaaatttaatttcgtCGCAGCCAACTTTGATTACAATATACCATTGTTGTTTTCAGATTATGTCTTTTCTGAAAATTATAAATCATTCTAAGCCAAAGGTATCGGAGGTGCTTACGACCTACTTGAAGCAATGCAACGAACCCCCCTGGACTTCCTACTTTATAAAGGTTTGACTGTCGAACATAAGAGctgcaaaaaaaactacaataCTAATGTATGCTTCGTTTAGTACCGTGATGTTATGAACGACCATTTTGGACGATCTCACTTCAACTGGACCTTGGATTCGGGAACCAATTACCACATTTTGCGAACTGGATGTTATCCCTATATGAAATATCATTGCACAAAACGAGCCTGGCAGGACCTAACCATAGAGAATAACTTTTTCAAGTTCATTAAAGTGATCAACCTGGGCCTTCCACAGCTTGGCTACGGGTTAGCGGCTCGCTTCCTAATTCGTCACATTGAATGGGTGGACATGGGGGAAAAGTTTGGTAAGGTCCCAATATACTTTCTGTACGAGGAAGATAAGGGTTCAATGTACTAGTGTAGTCAgtcaacaaaataaatccagTCATGTGAAAAATCTTTTTCTGTGTTGCAAATTATTTTTACGTATGTTCGAATATTCCTAACAGGGCTGTGAAATTATCACCAAAACAAGGTAATTAGTGGAACTCTAAAAATAGGCGAAATATTCCTAAATTTTGCATCAACCGCTCGTTATGCCGAATTTTATTTAGTTATTGAAACTATTGAAGGATGTGAAATACTTACTGGAAACAAGTGCATCCATAAACGATatcaaaataatcgaaattttcaTCAAATATTACCTTGCTGCGAGCAACCAAAACTCTTGAAAGTAAATAATTATCAATCTAAGTGGTATTCTGCTATGCTACATACTACTGGCGTTTCAAATTCAAAAGCGATGTCATTGTTGATAAAGCCGTTCTATTAGCGTATCACTTTAATTGACTCATCAAATGAAATCTGTTCAGCAGTGCGTCAGTTGTTCTTGAAAATTatgtgttattaaaaaaaactttcaacaaGAAGAATGCATAATAAATCCGTGCCTTTCTCGACTCTTCATAAACAGTGGAAGCGGAAGAGTTTCGTTTCGATTTTCAGCTGCTTAGTTTTTTATCTTTCATACGTTCTAATAGTCTACGGCACCTAAATTATCCTACGACACTATCTTCAATAgatcaactaatttaaaattaacaATATTCCCCATTATGTATGCTATTAGtgttcgaaaataaaaaaaaacgacctgTGACAGTTATAGTGTTGTGATACGAACACTTGTCAACGGGTTTCATAAAATGCTTGCTGTTTTCTACCTGATGTATCAAACAACTAATACCTGTAGTAGTTGGGTTTGAATGGCCCAGCTTTGTTTAGGCCCATGTAACGAGCCTGCTCGTCGCTCAATTCCGTCAGATGAGCATCCAGTGTCGGCAGGTGCAGACTTGCAACGTACTCATCTGCAAATAGATGCTTGCTGATAAGATTAGTCTTACCACAAACTGAAAACATTTGATTTACCCATTTTTTTCGGCAAAAGGTAGACATCTGCCTTATATCGCCCGGGTGGAGCATTGAAAAGTTCGATTAGTGCCAGTGCCTGAGTGGCCGCAGTTATTGAGGCAACGAACGACGACACACTTGAGCAAGATAAATTAACCAGACGTCCTTCTGCCAGCAAAATGATGCGCTTCCCGTCTGGGCCAGGCCAAATGATGTGATCGACCTGGGAACGCATTTTCTCCCACTGCAGTTCCGAAGTTCGCAGACTGTTGACGTCGATTTCCGTGTTTGAATGGCCCATGTTACACACGATGcatccatttttcattttatccatGTGTTCACGGGTCACCACATTCTTATTGCCAGTACACGTGATCACGACGTCAACGGTCCGTATCACCTCATTCAGCTTGACTACACGGAAACCATCCATGCAGGCTTGAAGAGCACAGATCGGATCGATCTCAGTAACATATACGATGCAACCAAGCCCCTTTAGGGCTTGGGCACATCCTTTGCCGACCTCACCGTACCCGCACAAGACTACTTGCTTGCCCCCAATCATGATATCGGTGGCACGTTTCAAACTGCAACGAAATTGAATACTCAGAAAACTGTGGGTTTCTCCCGGGGTCATACTTACCTATCTATAACCGACTCCTTACAACTGTATAAACTAtcaaattttgttttggtgATCGCATCTTTGACGTTCATTGCCGGGACGGTAAGTTTGCCTGTCTTTGATAGCTGATATAAGCGATGCACTCCAGTGACGCTTTCGTCCACAATTCCCTTGATCATCTTAAACATGACCGGGTACTTTTTCAACATCAGATGGGTGGCATCGCCTCCGTCATCCAGAATCATATTCGGTTGCCAGTTTTCTGCATGGACACATTTATCAATGCACCACCAGAAGTCCTCCTCAATTTCACCCCGCCATGCAAATATGGGAACCCCGCTTTCCGCCAATGCTGCAGCAACCTCATTCTGGAATAGATTAATTAGGCAAACACAAATCACTTCGCAAAGTAATCAATATTTTCTAAATTGAACCACTTAATTTAGAACATGATACCACACTTTGAACTGGTGGACTCTTATCATACATACTTTCATTCAGATAAGAAACTAACTCGCTTGTTCTATCTATCATTGAGCAATTACCTGTGTCGAGTAAATATTACAGGCAGCCCATCTAACGTTGGCCCCGAGACATATGAGGGTTTCGATAAGCACAGCGGTTTGCGCGTTGATGTGCGTACAGCCGACAATATTGGCCCCTTTCAATGGTTTATCCTCGAGAGCTTGCTTCCGTAGAGCAAGGATTCCGGGCATCTCTTGTTCTGCGATTTCTATCTCATGACGGCCGAACGAGTGCTGCTTGATATTACGGACACAGAAATCCGATAATCCCTTGGAATTCTGTTGAACTTTGTCTCGTGGCGACAAATCATCCTCTTCGGAACTGCTTTCGGTGTATGAACCTGAAGAACACGGCTAAATGTTAAagttcatccaacattgaattacTTGACTTCGACTTACTCATACTCATTTTGACGACGGCGGATTGATGACGACTGGGCACTAGAGCTAGAACTGCACTGACAGCGAAATGCACACTGCTTCTATTCCTTTTCGTGGAGCACGTCTCAGTAgaacaaccaaccaaccaaccaaccgctAAGCTCTAGATCACTGTCTAGTGTGGTGGTATCAATTCAGTCCACACAAACAGCTCCACAATTCAAAGAAAGCTGTCGGGTGTCGCTGGAGCCAATGGCACAACAGTGCGCGCTGATCGTGTTATTGAAGATaccaacaaattattaattatcCTACAACAAATCACGATAACCTGCGACGTCGTTTGTTTTTTCTATTGCATAACGAATTCCGTGCCTGATGCAGTCTTTCAGCCTTTGCACTGTCTCCCGATCTCTCTTGCTATTATTTCGCCCGATAATAGTTCTCGGACAGCCCATCGAACGACGTTCAACTTATCGTATGCAAAATTCTATCGACGAGTCTGAAAAAGGTGAACCCCGTTAAATACACGACATTCTTCCGacttgttttaaatgtttcatcatcgAAATGGAACAGGGGAATGTTTCTGCAGATACACAATAGCTCTGTTTCACATCGAAATGAGAAAAATATCTCCGTACTGTGATTGAAAAAAGTGGTTGTGTTGTAATCATTCATAGTGTTTTAATTTAGCAGTTTGCATCATCTTTAGCTTTATTTGCTCAACTAAAGATTGAGCACACAATATCTACTACATCTAGGGTTcaataggagattgatagtgtcctattatctttctccggataGGACCAGCCAAGAGGACGTGTGGAATCCGGTGGCAAAAAAATTGTAGCCAAaagtagatccactgggttcctgcttccttgTCGTAAAAGGCTACAATTGCAGTAGTTTCTCTTTTCCTACATTTAGTTAtcagaaagaattttttttactatacTATCACTTGGTTCAACAAAGTAAACACTATTATGCATTCTTTAATTTTCAAACccatattctttcaagaataatCCAATCTGGATCCAAAATTCTTTTATGTTAATTCTCGTTCCTGAACACTATAGGGTGTGGATAAAAGgttaaaatgtttacttgatcctgaggctaatcattttataataaattgtgttttttttttcactcatcGGCAAACAGAGAATGGACAACTTAAAGATAATGAACAGAGAATCGGCATCATAAAAGACTAAGCACAGCTACgcctttcatttgacaaacatcaacgttacaatttgtatgaatatatctaAATGCATTCTTATTCATTTGGTTTGGCTGTTGTTAggatattccgagagctagccgaaaaataaattcgactaTAAATTTGGAACTCCATTACCTTGTTCGAccattttgattaatttgtttcagagatataacaacacaggctgtattgattcacctgaACATTTTAAATTAGATGATTCTGCAAACGActtattcaaaaaaataaaataaaaaatactccGCGGTATTTGCAGAGTTTTGACAAAAGTTCATTTTATGAAATTCGGTTCACACGTGTTTTTTTCACGCAATTCGTTTGACTAAATCACTAAATCAAAACCGGAACTAAATCAAAACCGGACTCTAACACTAAATCAAAACCGGAATAATGGATGCAAGTAAACACACAATATTTGGATTATAAATTAAAATGATTCAGATTAAAATAAATTCGCAGtacttttcactgttttgctatttATATCATAAACAAACATAACACCTGAATTTTTGTTGCAAGTTAATCattgtagcagaaacacgccataAGTTATACCCATCAATGTTGTTAACTGCGTAACGCTTAAATTTCTGCGAAGTTTGTCCAATTGGTTCATGATCCAAGAAATTTTAATAATG
This genomic window from Malaya genurostris strain Urasoe2022 chromosome 1, Malgen_1.1, whole genome shotgun sequence contains:
- the LOC131426677 gene encoding protein VAC14 homolog isoform X4; this encodes MDTDTRVRYFASESLYNVVKVSRGSIIPQFPSLFTSLSRLVTDPDQTVKNGSELLDRLLKDIVIESSSTFDLDAFIPLIRERILAKNSFARQFIISWISVLDAVPEINMVVYLPEILLGLFQMLEDNMPEIQRMCETLLQQFLKTIKSNPTAANIPEMMNVLIVQAQTSNTLVQFTAICWINEFVQLAGSDIIGFASGIFTAILPCLAFENESKKHIKDCATAVNIHLLELVSAKDDKRKNLDKMDLDSVMEVLRQYLIHSSVPTKIAVLKWIHHLFTEVHDEMSSHAKNLFPVLLRDCLSDSSDEVVLQAIVVLAEIVNSATAKGSDFDQLQYKHFLVELLTQFSENKIFLENRGTLIIRQLCRLLNAEFTYRTFAEILLEENINLRFASTMVRTLNMILLTTSDLFDLRNSLRDIKTDKSASLFECLYRCWSHCAVSTLSLCLLAQCYQHVSEIVILFADMEITVDFMVEIDKLVQLIESPIFASLRLALVSHANDNVDAQHLSRALYGILMLLPQTEAFNLLRNRLQCVPNYWGQPAQIKCKSTNEAQSMVNFDKLFTHFKKIQDLHHRQRLEQRKKNQF
- the LOC131426677 gene encoding protein VAC14 homolog isoform X2 gives rise to the protein MVADFNAKKNVVQIRRIIDVLSKDFVTSNDSNKKKGGLIALAATSIALGKDTEKFLDEIVNPILNCLMDTDTRVRYFASESLYNVVKVSRGSIIPQFPSLFTSLSRLVTDPDQTVKNGSELLDRLLKDIVIESSSTFDLDAFIPLIRERILAKNSFARQFIISWISVLDAVPEINMVVYLPEILLGLFQMLEDNMPEIQRMCETLLQQFLKTIKSNPTAANIPEMMNVLIVQAQTSNTLVQFTAICWINEFVQLAGSDIIGFASGIFTAILPCLAFENESKKHIKDCATAVNIHLLELVSAKDDKRKNLDKMDLDSVMEVLRQYLIHSSVPTKIAVLKWIHHLFTEVHDEMSSHAKNLFPVLLRDCLSDSSDEVVLQAIVVLAEIVNSATAKGSDFDQLQYKHFLVELLTQFSENKIFLENRGTLIIRQLCRLLNAEFTYRTFAEILLEENINLRFASTMVRTLNMILLTTSDLFDLRNSLRDIKTDKSASLFECLYRCWSHCAVSTLSLCLLAQCYQHVSEIVILFADMEITVDFMVEIDKLVQLIESPIFASLRLALVSHANDNVDAQHLSRALYGILMLLPQTEAFNLLRNRLQCVPNYWGQPAQIKCKSTNEAQSMVNFDKLFTHFKKIQDLHHRQRLEQRKKNQF
- the LOC131426677 gene encoding protein VAC14 homolog isoform X1, whose product is MENAFAPISEACIKALSDKTYEKRKIAALEIEKMVADFNAKKNVVQIRRIIDVLSKDFVTSNDSNKKKGGLIALAATSIALGKDTEKFLDEIVNPILNCLMDTDTRVRYFASESLYNVVKVSRGSIIPQFPSLFTSLSRLVTDPDQTVKNGSELLDRLLKDIVIESSSTFDLDAFIPLIRERILAKNSFARQFIISWISVLDAVPEINMVVYLPEILLGLFQMLEDNMPEIQRMCETLLQQFLKTIKSNPTAANIPEMMNVLIVQAQTSNTLVQFTAICWINEFVQLAGSDIIGFASGIFTAILPCLAFENESKKHIKDCATAVNIHLLELVSAKDDKRKNLDKMDLDSVMEVLRQYLIHSSVPTKIAVLKWIHHLFTEVHDEMSSHAKNLFPVLLRDCLSDSSDEVVLQAIVVLAEIVNSATAKGSDFDQLQYKHFLVELLTQFSENKIFLENRGTLIIRQLCRLLNAEFTYRTFAEILLEENINLRFASTMVRTLNMILLTTSDLFDLRNSLRDIKTDKSASLFECLYRCWSHCAVSTLSLCLLAQCYQHVSEIVILFADMEITVDFMVEIDKLVQLIESPIFASLRLALVSHANDNVDAQHLSRALYGILMLLPQTEAFNLLRNRLQCVPNYWGQPAQIKCKSTNEAQSMVNFDKLFTHFKKIQDLHHRQRLEQRKKNQF
- the LOC131426678 gene encoding NADH-ubiquinone oxidoreductase 49 kDa subunit; the protein is MAFSVLNSVVKRAASNVYITSCLLKNGGALYNSQQRRNAGKWYPDQEFIEQFNAAVMYPDEVTSKWKIPPWNSKIAPVEKTVRNVKLNFGPQHPAAHGVLRLVLELDGETVMRADPHIGLLHRGTEKLIEYKTYTQALPYFDRLDYVSMMCNEQCYSLAVEKLLNIDIPLRAKYIRVLFAEITRILNHIMAIGTHGLDVGAMTPFFWLFEEREKLMEFYERVSGARMHAAYVRPGGVSLDIPLGLLDDIYEFCSKFAERLDETEDVLTTNRIWVQRTQDIGIVTAEDALNYGFSGVMLRGSGIKWDLRKAQPYDAYDLVEFDVPIGTKGDCYDRYLCRLEEMRQSLRIIDQCLNQMPAGDIRTDDAKLCPPTRAEMKNSMEALIHHFKLFTQGYQVPPGSTYTAIEAPKGEFGIYLVSDGSSKPYRCKIKAPGFAHLAAIDKIGKHHMLADIVAIIGTLDVVFGEIDR
- the LOC131426677 gene encoding protein VAC14 homolog isoform X3; this encodes MENAFAPISEACIKALSDKTYEKRKIAALEIEKMVADFNAKKNVVQIRRIIDVLSKDFVTSNDSNKKKGGLIALAATSIALGKDTEKFLDEIVNPILNCLMDTDTRVRYFASESLYNVVKVSRGSIIPQFPSLFTSLSRLVTDPDQTVKNGSELLDRLLKDIVIESSSTFDLDAFIPLIRERILAKNSFARQFIISWISVLDAVPEINMVVYLPEILLGLFQMLEDNMPEIQRMCETLLQQFLKTIKSNPTAANIPEMMNVLIVQAQTSNTLVQFTAICWINEFVQLAGSDIIGFASGIFTAILPCLAFENESKKHIKDCATAVNIHLLELVSAKDDKRKNLDKMDLDSVMEVLRQYLIHSSVPTKIAVLKWIHHLFTEVHDEMSSHAKNLFPVLLRDCLSDSSDEVVLQAIVVLAEIVNSATAKGSDFDQLQYKHFLVELLTQFSENKIFLENRGTLIIRQLCRLLNAEFTYRTFAEILLEENINLRFASTMVRTLNMILLTTSDLFDLRNSLRDIKTDKSASLFECLYRCWSHCAVSTLSLCLLAQCYQHVSEIVILFADMEITVDFMVEIDKLVQLIESPIFACFTPAGTGFSCE
- the LOC131426679 gene encoding adenosylhomocysteinase-like 1, coding for MSMSSYTESSSEEDDLSPRDKVQQNSKGLSDFCVRNIKQHSFGRHEIEIAEQEMPGILALRKQALEDKPLKGANIVGCTHINAQTAVLIETLICLGANVRWAACNIYSTQNEVAAALAESGVPIFAWRGEIEEDFWWCIDKCVHAENWQPNMILDDGGDATHLMLKKYPVMFKMIKGIVDESVTGVHRLYQLSKTGKLTVPAMNVKDAITKTKFDSLYSCKESVIDSLKRATDIMIGGKQVVLCGYGEVGKGCAQALKGLGCIVYVTEIDPICALQACMDGFRVVKLNEVIRTVDVVITCTGNKNVVTREHMDKMKNGCIVCNMGHSNTEIDVNSLRTSELQWEKMRSQVDHIIWPGPDGKRIILLAEGRLVNLSCSSVSSFVASITAATQALALIELFNAPPGRYKADVYLLPKKMDEYVASLHLPTLDAHLTELSDEQARYMGLNKAGPFKPNYYRY
- the LOC131426680 gene encoding uncharacterized protein C15orf61, with amino-acid sequence MSFLKIINHSKPKVSEVLTTYLKQCNEPPWTSYFIKYRDVMNDHFGRSHFNWTLDSGTNYHILRTGCYPYMKYHCTKRAWQDLTIENNFFKFIKVINLGLPQLGYGLAARFLIRHIEWVDMGEKFGKVPIYFLYEEDKGSMY